DNA sequence from the Candidatus Fermentibacter sp. genome:
CAGGAGTTCACGAAGGTGGACGTGATGTGCCGCATAGGCGACATCTGGAGCCTCCTCGACCTCCGTGACGAAGGGCCCGGTATCTTCACGTCGGTCGACCCCGAGGACTTCCCGGAAGGGCCCGTGCCCGAGCCCGGCGACTCCCTGCTCTCGGTAGACGGCCTCACGGCCACGGTCTCCAACTATTTCACGGTGTTCTCGACCGATACCCCGGCGGGCCGCGAGGTCGGGATCGTCTACAGGGAGCCGTCGAGGATCCGCATGGACAGCACGCTCTCCTCCTCCATGGCCGCGCTCCTCGCGACGCCGATCGATGCCGCGCTCGGAACCGGGATCGCCGACTCGGTCAGCGAGGGTGAAAGCTGGATGGTGATAGCGCCGCCGCCCGTGTCGACCACCGTCGTGACGCGGTCCATCCCGGCCGTGTACAAGGTGCAGATCATCCTGCTCTTCATCGTCAGGGTGCTGATCACGGCCGGATTCCTCTACACGGCCGCATACACCCTGGCCAGGCGGCCGGGGAACCCGGCAGCGAGGGTGATGGCCCTGTTCTGCCTGGCGATAACGTCCCTGATGGTCTTCTCCGCCCAGATAATCCCCATGGCCTACGCCACATTCAGGTTTCCCTTCGAGAACGGGCTCCTGACCGCCACGCGGATCTTCGGGGCTTTCTCCGCTTCGTTCTGGCTCCATCTCCACATGCTGTTCCCCTTCGAGAGGGAGAGGTTCGCGAAGCACAGGAAGGTCGCCCTGGCCGCGATCTACATACCCATCGCGGCGCTCGTCGCGTTCAACTTCTTTATTGACGGGCAGGAGATCAACATCGTTGCCGTGCCGGTCCTGACATGCTACTTCGCCGGCGGGTTCGCGATGCTCCGCAGGGCGATGTCGAAGTCCGCAGGGATGCTCGAGAGGCGCGAGGCCCGGATGGTGATGTGGGGGGCCGCTCCCGGCTTCATCGTATTCATGTTGATCGCCTGGATTCAGCTCCTGTTCGCGCGCGATATGGCCTCCCTGTCGTACACGGGCCGTCTCCTCATCGCCAACACCCAGTTCCTCTCGATCCTGCCGGCCCCGCTGAGCATCGCCAGGGCGATGGGCAGGTTCAGGCTCCACGACGCCGAGACGAAGTACAGGAAGGGCACCCTCTTCCTGATCGTGAACGTGTTCCTGCTCGCCTTCATCGTGGCCTTCGCCTACGGTGCCGGGAGGGCGCTGTCCTCCGCGGCCGGGATAGGAGGGACCACGCCGGTGCTGCTCATCTCCCTGAGCCTCGCTGTCGGATTCGCACCGGTCCAGAGGATCATCAGGAACGACCTGGAGAACAGGTTCTTCCCCGAGAGGCGCCGCCTGAGGGCTCTTCTGAGCGGGTTCCTGCAGGAGATCCGGGGCATAGGCGACCGGGGGGAGTTCTGGTCTCTGCTGGCCAGAAGGCTCACGGAGGGGCTCGATGCCGAACCGGTGATCCCGGTGACGAAGGCCGGAGCCTCGTCCACGTCGCTCACGGACGGGAGCGGAGCCCCCGCGCCGTTCGACACCGACGACATGTTCGTGCAGAGGCTCTGCTCCGAAGGGAGGCCGCTGCTGCTCGACGAGATCCAGGCCTCCGGGAGGATCCGGCTGGATCCGGCCCAGGCGGCTTGGTTCGAGGAGAGGAGGATCGCCCTGCTGCTCCCGCTGCCCTCCCGCGACAGCGGCATCGGCTTCGTGGCGGCCGGGCGGAAGAGGTCGGGCGAGGACTACAGGGCGTTCGAGCTGGAGACCCTGGGCTCGCTGTCCGGCCAGATCGCCATGGCGGCCGAGAACATAGAGCTGATGGAGGAGAAGGTGGAGAAGGAGAAGCTGGAGGAGCAGCTCTCCATCGCGAGGTCCATCCAGAAGGGGCTCCTCCCGGGAGAGATGCCCGACACCCCGGGGCTCTCCGTATCGGCCTCCATCCAGTTCTGCCTGGAAGTCGCGGGTGACTACTACGACGTGATCCCGATGTCGGGCGGGCGGACCCTGCTCGCGGTGGGCGACGCCACCGGCAAGGGGGTCGGGCCGGCCCTCCTCATGGCGAACCTCCAGGCCACTCTGAGGTCCATCTCCGACGTCGGCATCCCGCTCGAGGAGATGGTCGCGCGGGCCAACAGGATGGTCCATGCCAACACCTCCCCCGAGTACTTCATCACGATGTTCGCGGCGGTGTTCGATCCCGGCGCGTCGACCCTCGAGTGGGTGAACGCCGGTCACAACCCTCCCGTCCTGCTCGGGGCCGGCGGAGGCATATTCGATCTCTCGGAGGGCGGACTCCTGCTCGGGGTGTCACGCGATGCGGCATACAGGAGCGGAACCGTGCGAATGGAGCACGGCGACCTCCTTGTGATGTACTCGGACGGGCTCACCGAGGCGATGGACGCCTCCGGCGAGGAGTACGGCCCGGAACGCCTGGCCGGGGCCGCGAGGAGCGCCGCCGGGCTCGAAACGTGCATGGTCGTGAGGGAGATCGTCTCCGATGTGCGCCGCTTCCACGGGAGCGACTCCTTTCGCGA
Encoded proteins:
- a CDS encoding PP2C family protein-serine/threonine phosphatase yields the protein MNTAVRVLTVFFTLYAGLYLVQEFTKVDVMCRIGDIWSLLDLRDEGPGIFTSVDPEDFPEGPVPEPGDSLLSVDGLTATVSNYFTVFSTDTPAGREVGIVYREPSRIRMDSTLSSSMAALLATPIDAALGTGIADSVSEGESWMVIAPPPVSTTVVTRSIPAVYKVQIILLFIVRVLITAGFLYTAAYTLARRPGNPAARVMALFCLAITSLMVFSAQIIPMAYATFRFPFENGLLTATRIFGAFSASFWLHLHMLFPFERERFAKHRKVALAAIYIPIAALVAFNFFIDGQEINIVAVPVLTCYFAGGFAMLRRAMSKSAGMLERREARMVMWGAAPGFIVFMLIAWIQLLFARDMASLSYTGRLLIANTQFLSILPAPLSIARAMGRFRLHDAETKYRKGTLFLIVNVFLLAFIVAFAYGAGRALSSAAGIGGTTPVLLISLSLAVGFAPVQRIIRNDLENRFFPERRRLRALLSGFLQEIRGIGDRGEFWSLLARRLTEGLDAEPVIPVTKAGASSTSLTDGSGAPAPFDTDDMFVQRLCSEGRPLLLDEIQASGRIRLDPAQAAWFEERRIALLLPLPSRDSGIGFVAAGRKRSGEDYRAFELETLGSLSGQIAMAAENIELMEEKVEKEKLEEQLSIARSIQKGLLPGEMPDTPGLSVSASIQFCLEVAGDYYDVIPMSGGRTLLAVGDATGKGVGPALLMANLQATLRSISDVGIPLEEMVARANRMVHANTSPEYFITMFAAVFDPGASTLEWVNAGHNPPVLLGAGGGIFDLSEGGLLLGVSRDAAYRSGTVRMEHGDLLVMYSDGLTEAMDASGEEYGPERLAGAARSAAGLETCMVVREIVSDVRRFHGSDSFRDDFTIMVARRL